Proteins encoded within one genomic window of Cucumis sativus cultivar 9930 chromosome 3, Cucumber_9930_V3, whole genome shotgun sequence:
- the LOC101207112 gene encoding phosducin-like protein 3, whose translation MGDYHFIHKDVEGASTQWDDIQRKLGNLPPKPAPFKPPAFTPAQDDASVPKDKSWIDQKNEEELEDLEDDLDLDDDSFLQEYRKKRLMEIREAAKISKFGSVNPISGSDFVREVSQAPSDVWVVVILYKEGIQECDVLMNCLQELAARYPATKFVKIISTDCIPNYPDCNLPTLLVYNNGAVKANYVGLRSFGRRCTPEGVALVLCQADPVLNDGQSGNDDGSRQSVLESVRRKIIEKVVRDHEDENDEGSLSD comes from the exons ATGGGTGATTATCATTTCATTCACAAGGATGTTGAAGGAGCCTCCACTCAGTGGGATGACATTCAGAGAAAGCTGGGAAACCTACCTCCGAAGCCTGCTCCATTCAAGCCACCAGCCTTCACACCTGCCCAAGATGACGCATCCGTCCCCAAAGACAAGTCTTGGATTGACCAGAAGAATGAAGAGGAGCTTGAAGACCTTGAGGATGACCTAGATCTTGATGATGACAGCTTCCTCCAAGAGTATAG GAAAAAGAGGTTGATGGAGATTAGAGAAGCAGCAAAAATCTCTAAATTTGGATCAGTAAATCCAATATCGGGATCAGATTTTGTGCGAGAGGTTTCACAGGCTCCATCTGATGTTTGGGTTGTCGTTATTCTCTACAAAGAAGG AATTCAAGAATGCGATGTGTTGATGAATTGTTTGCAAGAACTTGCTGCGAGATATCCAGccacaaaatttgttaaaataatatcCACAGATTGCATTCCCAACTACCCAGATTGTAATCTTCCTACTTTGTTAGTTTACAACAATGGTGCAGTGAAAGCAAATTATGTGGGTCTTCGAAGTTTTGGCAGAAGATGCACACCAGAAG GTGTTGCATTAGTTCTTTGTCAAGCAGATCCAGTGCTTAATGATGGTCAGTCTGGAAATGATGATGGATCGAGACAATCTGTGCTTGAAAGCGTACGCCGAAAGATAATTGAGAAAGTGGTGAGAGATCATGAAGATGAGAATGACGAAGGGTCTTTGAgtgattag